One Salvia splendens isolate huo1 chromosome 1, SspV2, whole genome shotgun sequence genomic window, TGAGTCCATGCAACAACTTTCGAACAAGAAAGCTGCTGATGATATTTTCATCAAACTGGTAATTGACTTGCACTTCTGAGAGAATGAAGTCATACTTGTCACGTTcatttctaattcatttatgttTGATTTCTAACTCAATTTTGAATTTACACTTGTGTAGGGCTCTGAGAAGGACAAAAGGAAGGAGTTAtctgagaaagaagagagagccAAAAAGGTCTGTTTCGTACTTAAAACATTTGTCCATTCGTACAATATCTTGTACTGGATCGACCGCACAAGTTCATTTCTGGCTTCTACTGCAGTGTTGATGGTTATACCCACATTGAATTCTGATGAACAATTCAAAATCTGTTGTTTTTTCGTAACCAGCTCAAAATATCACTCAAGTTGTTTGATGGAAGCACAAATATACGCATGAAGTTGTTTATGAATGGAACTCCACTTTGCTGAGGATAGTTTTCAACGCGGGAGACTCTGAAGTCATATTTTTGCTGTTTtctgataattttaattttgtatttttcagtCTGTGAGCATCAATGAGTTCCTGAAGCCAGCTGATGGTGAGAAGTTCTACAATCCTGGCCGTGGACGTGGTGGTCCTAGAGGTGGTGGTTATGGCGGAGGCAGTGAGACGAGCACAGGGAGGGCACCTGCCATCGAAGATCCAGGGCAGTTCCCCACCTTAGGCGACAAATGACCTGGTTTTCTTGTGTTGAAAAGTTGAAAGAATTGCACtcataaaaatgtaaaatgtaTATTTATGTCAAGTCTCCTGTGATGTCCTCTAATCCCCATGCTGTGTTTTTCCATAGTTAAAAGGTAGTAGTATGTCAAATGTTACTGCCTTTTATGTCATTCTCTGGATATTTTTGTTACTCAGTTTTGTTTCTGAATATGACAGATTTAGTTAGTTCCACTGTATCATTTCTCTCAGAGTCATAGTGGTCTGTGTTTATCTatccttttcttttgttttgtctGCAACAACTGTATTTGATTCAATAAAACACTATAGTATTTGTAATCTATGGGAAGTTATAAGTTTGATTCTATTTCAGATTTTCagtatattattttccacagtGAATTCACCCTCGTTTTGTCCATATTACTCCAAACATAAATTTTGCTCTcgattttgaaattttcagaCATTATTTACAAATCAAAgcaagtttagttttttttttccaattatgtTCAACTTGGTTAAAATGTTACATCTATATAAGTTGAAGTATGCTCGATTTAATGATCATTACAAATTTATGGTTTTGTAAAATTTCGTCAAATTTGACactgatgattttttttatgttttgacaTGTATTTATTGCATGAGTAATGTCTGTGTATTTGATCTCCATATACGGTCACCATTTTTAGAATGAAATAATATATGTATAGCTATGTTTGATTGACTATGTAAAAATAGATATAGTAAAAGAGTGTAACTATGAAATGAGAGTTGATATGAATGGCCATCAATCAGTTTGTGTGTGTGGCCACCCAAACACAAGAAAACTGAATCAGCAGAAACAGAATCTCCTTTTTTGGATAGAGAGAAAATTCATTGCTAAGTAGGGAATGTGAGAGAAATACGATAACGAATGTTATCCTGTTTGTCTgtatatacacacacaaatCACAATTTCAATGTATATACTAAATGTCCCCATGCATATGGACAGAGAGGGGATATTCGTTTCCTTTGATTGAGCTGATTTTGTGGCGGATCTTGGAAATTGGCAACCCTAAAATATCTACCGTTCCTTGTTAGGTGATGTTTCAATTAACGGCGTCGGATTCGTTCCACATTTCTCCCGATGTGATTTCGATTCCCAAATTCCGCGCCTTAAATCGAATTCCATCGCGATTGAATACGTCCTAGCAACACCCGGGGAATGGATGGTAGAGGCCGAGGAGGAGAATCCTTTGTGGCGGTCAGGAGAATGTCGAACGGCCTTGGTCGCGGAAGCGCCTACCATTCCACTCCTCgtatactctctctctctctctctctaattttACGCTTTCTCAATCTCCATTGTCAACCTACCTTTATTGTCTGCCTTCATCCTTTCAATTCGAATTTGCTTATTCCTATGGTTCTGTATGCAAGTCTGCGGTGATTGTGTGGAGATCCTGGATCTGTGAATTGAAAACAATTGCCTCAAGTTATGCCTACTTGCTTTGAGATTTTTGGTTAGTTTTCTTGTTTTGGATTAGTTTGCTATTAGCCTTTGTTGAATGCACATGTCTAGCTGTTATTTTGATGTTTGATCTATGGAAAGTTTACAGTTTTACACAGTTATGTTGAAAATGTGCTTTATGCAGAAAACATCACAATATTTGTATCGTTTATTTGACAATGTGATATTTGATGTACTATATTCATAATTTACCATGAGATTGTGGACGTAATTATCTCTAGCTGTATTCTTCAAATAGAGTTGGCTTGTTAATCTGTATGTATGCTATTCTTTTGCTACAGCGGAGGTTGTCACAGGATCAGCTGCATGGCTTGGCAGAGGACTCTCATGTGTTTGTGTTCAGATAAGAGATAGTGATGCTCGTCCGTCATTTGATTTGACACCAATGCAGGTTATAATGCTCAGCTGAATCATcaaaagaaattatttaatGCATGTTGGACACTATATTTTATGATGTTTTGAGGCGTAGTGAATATGTGTATGATTGATACAGGATGTTGATTTCGGttttgggtttattttctgtagAGAAGCAAAAAACAATCCTCTTTACAGGTTGCTGCTTGCTTCATGCATAGATACCTGATGATTGTACTACATAATTTTTCAGGAAGAGTGCCTAGATAGGCTGCAAAGCCGGTTAGATGTTCCCTATGATAGTTCTATCCCCGAACATCAGGTATATTTCATAAAGCTACTACAGAGTACAGATAAATGTTGGTAACATAGTTATGGGGTTCATTAGGAGCCTTCTTCTTGTTAAGCTTTATATGAACACAAAAATCTGCATATGCTtgataatattttcttttaccatATTGATAGGAAGCTTTGTTGGCATTGTGGCATGCTTCATTTCCTGAAGAGGAGCTACAAAGTTTAATTTCCGATCAGTGGAAGGAAATGGGTTGGCAGGGAAAAGATCCAACGACAGATTTTCGGTATAGCGTTGAATATTTTGCATTCCATTTTTCATCTTTTCAAATCTTTGGTTTTTATGTCATATCATTGCATGGAACTCACATGTGGCATGTTATGATAGGGGCGGCGGTTTCATATCACTGGAAAATTTGTTGTATTTTGCAAGGAACTTTCCGGTATACTCACTCACTCCACACTTTATTTCCAACAGCAGTCAGTGCACATACATGCGTCTAGATGCATATTCTTGTGCAGGCACTTAGTTCTTAGTATCAAGATGGTTACATATTCTCTATGTAAATGTGAGAGAGTTGCAATCGATTTATTAGGCCTGCTAAACATCTTCAAGTCTTCAATTACTGGCTGGTATTCATATATCTGAATTCAaatcttgaattctctctctctatccaACTTAAATTGGTTGCCATTCTAAATAAACATTAACATTTAAAAGTCTATTATGTTTCAAGGGAAAtatcaatttcttttatattcAAGTTTTCTTTGATCCATGATTTTGATGCTTTAGCTGGATTTAGGACTACATATCTCCAATAGTATGAGAATGCATGGCTGTAACTGAACATGGAGATGGTTTCATGTCCCTTGTAGGACTAAATTGATTTGACTTGTTGATGCATATGAGACCATTGTCTTTATCCATATTTTACCTTATTCATTGCTGATGTAGTACATGTATTCCTTGATAGGTATCTGAGACTTTTTTCTTGTACTTACCAAATGTTCTTCTGTAGAAATCTTTCCAGGACCTTCTTAGCAAAAAGGAAGGTAATCGAGCAGTGTGGGAATACCCATTTGCTGTAGCTGGGGTCAACATCACATTCATGCTTATTCAGATGCTTGATCTTGAAGCATGTGAGTTTGTTTAATGTGACaaatagataaatgaatatgCTGAACTCTCCAAattgtaataaataaaaaagggaTGAAAGTATTAGCTTTGGTTTATCAGTTCTAGTTTTTCCACATCTTTGCAGATAAGCCAAGAACACTTGTGGGAGCAGCCTTCTTGAAGTTTCTTGAAGGTAATGCTTTCCCTTCATTCTCACCTAGAGAGAGCCTCATTTTGTGCGTGAGGACACATTTCATTCGTGCTTCTTTTCGTGTGGGTAGAGAAATATACAGTCTTTGCTGAATATTTCTTGTTACTGGTGAACACTTTGATTGTTTTGCTCTACAGAAAATGAATCAGCATTTGACCTTCTATATTGTATAACATTCAAGCTAATGGACCGTCAGTGGCTTAGCATGCGTGCTTCTTACATGGATTTCAATGTAAGTTTTGACTAGCATGTCTGAGCTGATTAAAAATAGTTACTATATGCAAGTACAAATAGGCTCCATGaacttttcatatttttcatttaaattattatGGATGTAGATCTTGCTTGTATGAGCCTTCTTCTACTTGGGTTTTTCTGATAAATTATTCATCAATATCACTTAATCTTCCATCATCAAATAACTTTGTTTCGTCATACACTCAGGATGTGATGAAATCTACTCGTCGTCAACTAGAAAGTGAGCTTCTTCGAGAAGGCATCAGGCACCTACAAGACTTGCCCTCTTATAAACTGCTTAGTCTGTAGTGGAATAGGTAGCTATTGTGGTTTTGAATGAATGCGCAAAATCAAGTTAGCCCTAACTTGTTTTTGAGTAGCAAATCGATTGTTTTTTTCACTTGAAGAGGATATGTATTTGTTGATTATCATTACGAGTGATATTGTGCCCCAATATTTTTTGGTGGTCATACAAGACTGGGGATCTTTTCAATTTCTAAAAAAGCTTAATAACATTCATTAGACATTTTAAATGTTAATAGCAAAATGGCAAGACAAACATACTCAAATTCAAAATCCAAAATCACAATGTGAAGCCACCAATGGCAAGGGAAACAAACTTGCAAATCCGATGTTCTAACAACTCAAGTTGAAGCCAGGACATTTACTCGTAGATCCAGTGGTGTGCGCTGCTCCTCCATTCAGCAATTCCCTCAGGGAACCAGAGAGCAATCTCCTTCCTCGCACTCTCAACAGCATCACTGCCATGAATCACATTCCTGCCAATATCAACAGCGTAATCACCACGGATGGTACCCGGAGCAGACTCAGCTGGGTTGGTGGCACCGATTATCTTCCTGCCGGTGGCCACAACATTCTTGCCTTCCCAAACCATAGCAACAACAGGTCCAGAGACAATGTACTCCACCAGTCCATTGAAGAAGGGCTTGGCCGACAAATCAGCATAGTGCCTCTCAGCAAAATCACTATCCACAGTGATTAGTTTAAGACCTGAATAGGGGGAAAGCCAAAAGTTATTCAACTATCAAATAAAATGATGTAAAACCACAGAACTCAAAACTTAATTACTACTATAACATAACCGAAAATACAATAGagaacaaaattacataaaactgaaacatttttaaaacattcaAAGTTTTCCACTAGAATAGTTCCCTAATTATGCATCAACTGATTAGGAAGTGAAAGTACAACCAAAATAAGCATTTTGCCTCAAACCATTGTCATTCTCTCCATTCAGGTAGAAGAAATCAAAACAGTTAGGGCATAATCGCAGCTTAAAATAGCAACAGTAATAGTTAGTAGTATCACATAAGTGAGCAATTATCTCAACTTCGAAATGACTGAAAAATAAACAAGCAGGTAACATGTGCGTAAAAGGCAGTAGCTTGCACCTAATtccaagtaaacacaatcatgAAAGCAACGAACATAAAATAAATGAGTACCTTTCAAAGTGAAACCTTTCTTCTCAAATCTGCCAATGATCTCACCGACCTGAACACAAACATACACTAATAAGTTTTAAATTCTGGAATCTTCTACCAAATCGTTGCAAGAATCTACAGGATCTATTACATATCTTCAAATTCAGCCAATCAATATAATTTAACTTTTTTATATTCTAtcacataaaaaagaaatactcctaAAATTTTACAACAATTTCATGGATGCTCACCCTATCTATACACCCAGCAGAACACAGTGAATACGTGAAAGTTCATCTAGAGTGATTAAAGCAACTAAGATACCACTAAACAGATTTCAAATTCGATATGAAAACAAGATAAATTTTGCTTGAATAATTAACGAACCAGATTTCTCTGAACACCATCAGGCTTGATCATGATGAAAGTCTGCTCCATTTTTGCTAAGGCGGCGAAGTGGTATAGCTAGTTGAAAGGTTTCAGCAGAGTGAGGTTGATAGGGGCGGGCTATATATACAAACACACACGCCAAAACAGCATCCACAAACCCTAGTAATCAACCAAATTTATTGATTCAGAATTTccccccccttttttttcttttttttggcttCTCTTTTTCGTTGTGGGCCTCTTTAACAAGTGTTTTTTGCGTACTCCACCAGATTTTCTTTTCCTTAAAGAGACGAATTACAATTTGGACCCTAACTTTTCTCTTTAATTAGTCTTTCACCCTCTTTACTAATTCTCCAAATTTTCCGTTTAGAAAATAATGTGACTTTTATTACtacaagaataaaaataaagaaaaaaagaagcaaTGACACTAAACCAAATCCAAACACGACATGACTCAGACCTGAAATAGGgagtatctttttatttttaaaatgtaacAAAAAAACATCATTAAATCGTACTgttaattaaaaagaaagatTGTTACAAAATCAATAAATTGGAAAGTCGcagtacacaaaataaaactggaTTCCGTATAAAAAGTGAATGATGGTCGGTCacatgtaaaaaataaaaataaaaataaaaatcatacgAATTCCTTAATAAAAGTAAGAATGGCCATAGCCCTCCGGTTATCAATGAGATCAATGTTGTGGAATCCGACGTCGTCGAAACGCGCCTCCACCTGCACCCCACGCTCCACCAGCATCTGCACCAGCTCCTGCTGTCGGTCCACCAACGGGTCGCCCCCGAACCCGATCACCAAACACTTCCCCAAACTCTTCACCTTCCCCTTCATCGCCGCGTCCACCAGCGGGTTGCAGAACCGGTGGTCCCGGTCCGTCCCCACCGGCAGCGCCAGCTCCCACAGCAGGTCGATCACCGGCAGAGGGAAGTACGGATCCGTTGCCAGTTTCAGCTCGCTCTTCGTCCGCTTCTTCCCTCCGATGAACAGCTGGTTCAGGATCGTCCCCGCGATCTTCAGCGGCTGGGGCTTCATCTCCGGCAGCCGCAGCGCCGTGTTGTACACGATGTTCGCGCCGCAGCTCGCGCCATAGAGATAGCATCTATAACATTGCAGAATAATCGTtttattatttcctttttcatctaCTATTTACAAATAATTATACCTCATTTAACTTttactagtagtactagtttaatcaaagtaaTTTTGGTTGCAAACTCATTTCATATTAGATAGTAAGGGTAACTATATATAAGTGTTGTCCAATGCTAAATAGCTTCGAGTCTTTTGGAAGtgacctaaaaattaatttttgtagGAGTTTACTCAAAAcagacaatatcaaactaatgtatACTTGGTCTAAAACGGAcaatatctatacatatataaaaggcaaGTTTTATGACTTTTTGAATAAAAGTTTTGTGCAAGAGAGGTAAACGCAATTAAGAAAAACTATTAAATCTTTCACTTGAACTCATTAAATTTCGGTAAGcacaattttaaattcatcCGGCAGTTTGTATCTTCAAATCCACTCTCTTGGGCTGTAATGATCGTTCATCTctagaaattaaatattttgatcTATCAAATTATTGTCGATTTAATTTTTTGTGCGTTTTTTAACGTTACATTACATGGTGGATCGAGTTAATGGCCATCACTCATAGttaattagtatatataattatcaattACTATTATTAGCACCAAAGCAATATGATGCCACTTATTATAGAAATTGaatattttgatcaaattatTATTGACTTAactttatgtatattttttacaGTACAAGATATTGGGGGAATAATTTATGTGTCTTTATGAAGCCTTAAACACCaattaatttttcatatttaagGTGCAAAATTTTGGGAAGTTAAAAACGTTTTTTTTTCCCTTATAAAGTGGAAGGTTTTGGAAGAgggttatattttttataaacatATGACATTTGGTAGTTTACAATCCACATGTTCTTACCTTTTTTCCACTATATTCTTCGTTAAACTTTTTGCGGAAATCTAATCCGAATTTAGGTATTGTTCGAATTCTGCATCACTGTTGTTTTAACATGAATTTAGTTTTTAacatgatgatttttttttcatttgtgtaTTAATAATGTTTGCTTTGAACCCTCAATTCATTCTCTAAATTATTTTGTGATTGAAGAATTGTTTTTTCTCCGGTGATCTATTCATATGATTTGTTGCATCCTAAATTAACAATATCACCTCTAATTTTCCATGATTCTATGCaatgtatttttttgttgttgattattttataaCACATTACTGTTAATAGAGTCTATGGTTCCTTCCTTCAATTACACCACTATTATGATTTCAATGATCTTAAAATTTTACACACTTTTCTATTTCAGGATTAAAATTCACAACTTCACCTCAAATccattaaaaaagaaagaacgAAAGTCACATTCAAGGAAAACAAGATGAATGGTTCTACCGAGTTTTCCATTTTTGTATGAtagattcattttttaaaaatggtaTAGTGAATAGTAGAAGGAAGTGAAAAAAACTTAGTACTACTTCATGAGGAAGAAGACCAGCACTGTAGAAATGGAGAACAAAATTAGACGCATAAAACAATAAGTTTAGGgtaaagtagtagtagtagtagtatttttaagtGTAGTGGGGCTAaggttgtttttttatttatttaagttttaacactattttttaatacaaaattagttTTCTATTaagatgattttttttctatgtgtGTATTAATTATGTTTGCTTTCATCCTCAATTCATTCTCTCGATTATTTTGTGATTGGGGAATTGTTTTTGTTTCAACAATCTATGAACAATATTTATTTGCTCTAcgcattatttatttttattttttgtgttgtagatattaatttatttttataaattttgattaatattAAGTAAATTTAAAATGTGTGCATCGCACATGTATtaaatagtatatttaaattgttttacaTGTTTCTGATTTTTAATACTTTGATAATATAGTTATATctgattttaattaattcaaaatatgaatttactATAGTGAAATTAAATCGAttcgtgcatcgcacgggctAATACTAGTTAAACTAATGTGCAACCGAGAATCCTAACAAATAGTACTAGAGCCAGGTTGTTTGGGTCAGGCCCTAGATGACCCAAGTTCAAGTTGGGCCTAGGACTACTCAAGTTCAAATTGGGCCCATAATGTCTTAATATATCGACTATATTCCTGATGTGATCATGATTTAAGGAAAGGTTTATTGAATTACGGACCTATCCAATATCAGATGATAAGGGAACTTGGAAGTTATAATATAAACATGGGTGGATAAGGCTTAGGTGGGGCATTACCCCTCCTCATATATATTACTATccataaattttatttcttttaatttttcacAAAATGTACCTCCTCaaattcttaaaatttcttCGTATATTTCCGCCTCGACAAATTCCTGGCTtcgtatatactccctccgtccgcgaataagagtcatgtttttccattttagtccgtccgtgaataagagtcccggttcacttttaccataaattgtAATAGGGTCCTACCTCacctaactcattccactcacatttcatttaaaactaatatatacaagtgagaccactattccattaactttttttcactcacttttcttaacattacttaaaatccgtgccgccAAGGAATGAGagtcctaatggcggacggagggagtaaatgtTATCCAACTTGGGGACAATATCAAATTACTATTATACGGTCGACGGTTCTAACAAGTAAGACAAATAATCTCATTTACCTATTGAGATCGGCGTTGTCTCTGATCCAGGGATCGCCGTTAGGGTGGGTGGACTGGTTCTGGACCCAGGTGACGGCGTCCATGGCGTCGTCATACTGGGCGGGAAGGCGGTGCTCGGGGGCGAGGCGGAAGTTGACGGCGACGAGAATGGAAGGGACCTCGGCGGCAGTGCGGTTGCTGAACTCGTGGATGAGGCTCTCGGCGACGCTCATCTGGATCCAGCCGCCGGGGTGGAAGTAGAGGATGACGGGGAGGCGGGTGGCGGTGGGGAGATTGGAGGGGCGGTAGAGGCGCATCCACGTCTTCTTGTCGGTGTTGAGCGTCACGTCCTTGCTCAGCACGGCTTGGCTCGAGTCGGTGTTGGGGGCGGTGGTCGGGAGCTTCATGTACCGAGTCAGTGTCCCGTCTTCATTCAGAGACACGTTCAGGTGATCGTACGGGTCGAATTTTGACATTATTTTTCCTCTCTCCTTTCTTTCTCCCTGCCTCAACAATTAACTcactacttttttttaaaaattcattattAGGAATTTCTTTTAGCGTTTACCTCAAAACTAGGGAGCTTATTGAGGCTCTCCTTAAAAATCGAGCctacttttattttatgtttctaAGTACAATATTGGTAATGTAACGACTTTTAaatatagaatttaaaaaagaaaCATAGGTCTCCATTATCTTGATTGGTTTCGaagtatatattgtagtaaAGAATATCCACTCTTAGAATATTAAGGATAGTTGACAATGATGAAATAATTAGACAAGTGAAAGGTATCTATGACTTttgatgatgagttatgcatgCACCATACCAACAGCGCCGGTCCTGAGGTTCCAAAGACCCGGGGCGAGACTAAAAGTTGAGGccctatttatatattttttccttcCAATCAAGGATAATAGAGAAATATTTGGCATCTTTAACAACCTTTATGATAGAGTCCGTAATGCTAGAAGTCATAAGATAAATCAGCTCATCTTGAATTTTATGACTCAAATAATGATAACGAGTCTCTTTGTTTTGAATACGTCTAAGGTGGTCATGCATGACAGGATCAAATTCTGCAATCATCTCAACACAAGCGTAGAAATTACCAGTTTGATCATTATAAAGCTGCTCATTAGATCCTCTAAAAGCCAAGCTGCGTTTACCAAGAAACTTCACGATGGCAACTAGTCTTAATAAAACTTGCCTTATGCGTTCTTGCTCCCTCTTGATTTCTTTTTGTATCTCTTTGTCAATTGTTTCATCTTTGCCCATTCTAGCTCTCAGTTCATTCCAAGTATTCATATTGGTGATATGCTCCACACTAGTTTCATGATCTTTCAGTCTGTCAATGATATGCTTCCAATCTCCAAACCCATCATGTGCCAAAGAACTTTTGCAACTTCTTGAGTTGAAAATCTTACAGCAAAAACAGAACACTTTATCAACATGCTTGGAATAAACTAACCATTTTCTGTCACACACCtctccatttttcattttcctaGAGTAGTGGGCATATGAAAAATGTCTTGCGTTGCCATCCTTGGGGAACACGATATTTTCTTCTCTAATATGACCCTTCTCCAAATATGTCTCTAGCTTTGTTATCAAGACTATTCCAATTTCTTGGATCATAAATATCCGTGGTATAAACAAATTGTTCATGACTACTAGCAGGTTCTGTAGCAGGCTGGTCATGATCACTTACATAGTTGTCATCATTATCCTGCATCGGGACCTCATCTTCTAAATTAGGATTAGTTTGCTCATCCACAACAATAAGCgccaactcatctgggtggttTCTGGACGTGCCTGTACTTGTTCTGTTTGAAAAAAATCTGTCCATAGCTCCTCTTTGCGATTCTATCAATTCATCTACTCGCTtcctctttttccttttttcactACCTGATGCATACTTCCTTGTTGACATGATCTTGCTAaaatttagaagaaaaaaagaactgATCAAGATCAATTAATCAATCAATCGGTGTTGAAGCCAAAAGACATGAACGTACTAGTACTACATGTCTACTGTCTACATACATTCTTGACTTCTTGTGTTCCTTGCTGCTTGGTGACTTGTGTTTCTAGCTGCTTGATGAAGGCTCACGATCACGATTGGTGGATGAGTAGCAATATCAAAACAGAAAATCTGGATAGCTGACACAAATAACAAGAGAAAACAAATAAACAGTTATAAACAAACAATCGAAGAAATAAACAGTCGATTACGCCCAATCCTGTGAAAATATACCCCAAAGCCAGGCGATCgatcaaacaaatcaaaatacaacaaaaaagaAGAGTTTTGCCGGTGCAAATAACGGGGGAAAGGACCACAATTCCACAAACGAGCTCAAATAAATCAAAAGAGAATCGAATGaagaaaaaatcaaatttcaattgCATACCGACGACATGGCGACATGACTCTTGAGCGAGAGATATTCCAAAGCATAAAATTAGTTGAGGAGCgaattgtagagagagaaaggtaGAAAAGGATATATGggtttacatatatatatatatatatatatatatatagggttttgatctatgcaaaactagatttaaatacagaaacgcagaacaatatcataattaggtcacttttaggtcataattaggtaatttttaggtcatgctaacaaagcatgacctaaaacgatcttagcatgacaataaacccaaatattataatatgacctaaaattgcttaattatgaccttccgtgtttttggttaattattgaccattagatcatctaatcctagggccaagatttggtctgcatttctggatttaaacacatacttattttgatcatctccctatatatatatatatatatatatatatatacctgagGCTAGGGAGGGGCCCTGCAAATTTGGGGGCCCAGGGCGGCCGCTCCACTTGCCCCCCTCAGGTCCGGCCCTGCCTACCAAACATGCTTTTCTTTCTCCATCTTACTTTGCTATCTCTTTATTAACTTTTAaacattaatttcttaaattttgtgtAAAAAAACAGTACTTATCAAGTAGCTTGGGATGGATTTCAGTATTTCATACAAAAATCAACGTatccttcttttttttcttttggcaACGATGTAAGTGATTCCAAGGTCTAACTTGGGTTTATCAATTAAACGAACACCCCGAGCCCTCTAAGTCAAATTCATCAAACTTATATTTAAAAGCCCATCTACCAACTAGGCCCACATCCAAAAAGCCCATTAAAAGAAACGTAACTGCTGCACAGGTCCACCTTGAACATAGAGGAAAGAATTCATGCTGGAAGAGAAGCCGTATTATTAAACACCACCCATTTGGAATCAGATCCTCTGCAGACTGCAGTGCATCAAACACACAGCATTTGCTGTTGTGCTTAAAACGcacaaaataataaacaaaacgCTAACAATTTGCTTCCTTGTTATGGAGTAAGATTCTTTTTTATTCTAGATATAACCGAGCCCCTTTTATATGCGTATAATTCTAATTATGGGTT contains:
- the LOC121752044 gene encoding ELMO domain-containing protein A-like isoform X1; amino-acid sequence: MDGRGRGGESFVAVRRMSNGLGRGSAYHSTPPEVVTGSAAWLGRGLSCVCVQIRDSDARPSFDLTPMQEECLDRLQSRLDVPYDSSIPEHQEALLALWHASFPEEELQSLISDQWKEMGWQGKDPTTDFRGGGFISLENLLYFARNFPKSFQDLLSKKEGNRAVWEYPFAVAGVNITFMLIQMLDLEAYKPRTLVGAAFLKFLEENESAFDLLYCITFKLMDRQWLSMRASYMDFNDVMKSTRRQLESELLREGIRHLQDLPSYKLLSL
- the LOC121752044 gene encoding ELMO domain-containing protein A-like isoform X2; translation: MPTCFEIFAEVVTGSAAWLGRGLSCVCVQIRDSDARPSFDLTPMQEECLDRLQSRLDVPYDSSIPEHQEALLALWHASFPEEELQSLISDQWKEMGWQGKDPTTDFRGGGFISLENLLYFARNFPKSFQDLLSKKEGNRAVWEYPFAVAGVNITFMLIQMLDLEAYKPRTLVGAAFLKFLEENESAFDLLYCITFKLMDRQWLSMRASYMDFNDVMKSTRRQLESELLREGIRHLQDLPSYKLLSL
- the LOC121752057 gene encoding nucleoside diphosphate kinase 1-like produces the protein MEQTFIMIKPDGVQRNLVGEIIGRFEKKGFTLKGLKLITVDSDFAERHYADLSAKPFFNGLVEYIVSGPVVAMVWEGKNVVATGRKIIGATNPAESAPGTIRGDYAVDIGRNVIHGSDAVESARKEIALWFPEGIAEWRSSAHHWIYE
- the LOC121805346 gene encoding probable carboxylesterase 9 yields the protein MSKFDPYDHLNVSLNEDGTLTRYMKLPTTAPNTDSSQAVLSKDVTLNTDKKTWMRLYRPSNLPTATRLPVILYFHPGGWIQMSVAESLIHEFSNRTAAEVPSILVAVNFRLAPEHRLPAQYDDAMDAVTWVQNQSTHPNGDPWIRDNADLNRCYLYGASCGANIVYNTALRLPEMKPQPLKIAGTILNQLFIGGKKRTKSELKLATDPYFPLPVIDLLWELALPVGTDRDHRFCNPLVDAAMKGKVKSLGKCLVIGFGGDPLVDRQQELVQMLVERGVQVEARFDDVGFHNIDLIDNRRAMAILTFIKEFV